TTCAAATGTTGTACAGAGGCCCGTAAACGCACTAAATGCCGGCAGCAATAAATGACAGGTATCATATACAAAACAGGGAAGACAGAGTGATTGCCGGGCTTTTCCGGAGAGCTGATAACCGGGGTGTATATGGCCGGATATTATAAGCCGCTCGTTCTGCAGTTTGTCCATGGCATGCACAAAATGAAAAGGAGCTACAACATGTTCCGGATCGGTAACCCGTATCGCCAGGTCGCCGTAATCAACAGGCATATGCCGGTCATGATTTCCCGGAACCAATACAAACGCTAATTCCTTATACGATTGCCGCCAGTTTTTAAAAATAAGCACATCCTTATTAAACTGATGATGAAACATATCTCCAGCCACCAATACCTGTTCCGGCTTAAACTGTTCAATTAACCCTGCAAGGCGTTTCAGGTCATCTTCCATTACCCCTGTAGAAACCGGAATACCATGTGCCCTGAAGTAACCGGTTTTACCAAGATGCAGATCGGCCAGTATCAACATTTTTTGGGCGGGCCAGTATGCAGCCCTGGCCGCCGACAGGATAATGATTTCGTCTTTATAATGTATTGTTATTGTATTCCTTCCCGGCATGCTTTTTCTTTGTTTTATTTGCTTCTTCCTGCATCCGCCGGATCTTTGCATCCAGCTCTTCGCTGCTCAGGTTCTGACGCAAGCTGTCTACTTTTATTGGAAAGCTTAACGGTGTAAACGCCCCTGCCTTCACAATCACGATCCGACTTCTCAGTATCCGCTGCAGGGCGGCCATCAGCCGTGGTTCTTCCAGTTGCTGATAAAACACTTCGTCAAACGCCTGTCTTAATAACAGGTTCTGCGGGTCATATTGTTCAAAAATTCGGAAGATCAATCCTGAAGAAGACTGAAGATTTTTGTTATTCTTTAAATGCCCTGCATAATTGCGCATCACCAGTCCAGCAATAACCGAAATATCGCGGAATTTACGACCCGCCATCTCTGCAGCATTGATGCTTTTGCTGATATCCGCCGTCAGGTTTTCTGTTGAAAAGATTGTTTTAAGTTGTTCACCGGTAAGTTCCAGTGGCTGGTCGCTCAGCAGCTCAAAGCCATAATCATTCATCGCCATGGAAAAGCTAATGGGTTGTACCCTGCTAAAGCGGTACGCCACCAATGCCGCCATCACCTCATGCACCAACCGTCCTTCAAAAGGGTACATATAAATGTGATGGCCGTCTTTTGTTTCGATCTGTTCCACCAGGAATTCATCTTCCCGGGGTACATGCGAAACGGCCTGTTGTTGTACAAACAACGGATGCAATGCTTTAAGTTCTTTATCACCAGCGGTGGGGTTCAGCGCACTGCTATACTTATGCCGCAATAACGCACTTAAATTAGAAGAAAGCGGCAGGCGTCCGCCCATCCAGCTGGGTGTAATGGCCCGCTTGGCCTTGCTGTGGCGCACAAGAACGGTAAGGTCGCGGATCATTACAAATTCCACGACCTTACCGGCCAAACCGAAGGTATCGCCGGGCAACAGGCGGGCTACAAAATACTCCTCAACCATACCGATATACCCCCCCGACACATATTTTACCTTCAGCATGGGGTCGCTAACGATCACCCCCAGGTTCATACGGTGCATCATGGCGATCTTACGGCTTTTAACCACATAGAGCCCCTGTTCTATCACTACTTTCTGAAACTCATCATACGCGTGCAGTACTTCCCCACCCCTGGTTACAAACTGCAGCATCCAGCGCCACTCCTCCGGTTCCAAACCGGCAAAACAATAGGTCTGCCGTACTTCTTCAAACAGCTCCTTTTCCCTGAAACCCTCTCCTACGGCCAATGTTACCAGATATTGCACCAATACATCAAACGTGAGCAAAAGCGGTACACGGCTTTCAATGATCTTTTCTCTGGCCGCCTCCTTAAGGGCGGCTGCCTCCACCAGCTCCAGGGAATGTGTTGGCAAAAAATAGATTTTTGAAGTTTCAAAGGGAGAATGGCCGCTGCGCCCAGCTCTTTGTAAAAACCGCGCCACGCCTTTAGGAGAGCCGATCTGTATCACGGTATCCACCGGCTTAAAATCCAC
The sequence above is a segment of the Niabella agricola genome. Coding sequences within it:
- the pdeM gene encoding ligase-associated DNA damage response endonuclease PdeM, producing MPGRNTITIHYKDEIIILSAARAAYWPAQKMLILADLHLGKTGYFRAHGIPVSTGVMEDDLKRLAGLIEQFKPEQVLVAGDMFHHQFNKDVLIFKNWRQSYKELAFVLVPGNHDRHMPVDYGDLAIRVTDPEHVVAPFHFVHAMDKLQNERLIISGHIHPGYQLSGKARQSLCLPCFVYDTCHLLLPAFSAFTGLCTTFEKRMGADYFVISDDKIFAFK
- a CDS encoding ligase-associated DNA damage response DEXH box helicase; the encoded protein is MARFESSDGYQIVREWMQQASRSPFHFQKQTWKKFQEGYSGLVIAPTGFGKTFSVFLALVIHYLNHPERYGNGLKLLWVTPLRSLAKDLGRAMKTALEEIGLDWEVGVRSGDTPVAERQRQKKKMPEVLIITPESMHLLFAQKNNTALFRSLQCIAVDEWHELLGSKRGVLTELAIARLKRIAPGVKIWGISATIGNTDEALDVLLPDKTTRRVMIRAKEEKRTEIISIIPDKIEELPWAGHLGTRLADRLLPVIAESKTTLIFTNTRGQSELWYQVLLSAAPDLAGQLALHHGSVDAELRSWIEERLHTGQLKVVICTSSLDLGVDFKPVDTVIQIGSPKGVARFLQRAGRSGHSPFETSKIYFLPTHSLELVEAAALKEAAREKIIESRVPLLLTFDVLVQYLVTLAVGEGFREKELFEEVRQTYCFAGLEPEEWRWMLQFVTRGGEVLHAYDEFQKVVIEQGLYVVKSRKIAMMHRMNLGVIVSDPMLKVKYVSGGYIGMVEEYFVARLLPGDTFGLAGKVVEFVMIRDLTVLVRHSKAKRAITPSWMGGRLPLSSNLSALLRHKYSSALNPTAGDKELKALHPLFVQQQAVSHVPREDEFLVEQIETKDGHHIYMYPFEGRLVHEVMAALVAYRFSRVQPISFSMAMNDYGFELLSDQPLELTGEQLKTIFSTENLTADISKSINAAEMAGRKFRDISVIAGLVMRNYAGHLKNNKNLQSSSGLIFRIFEQYDPQNLLLRQAFDEVFYQQLEEPRLMAALQRILRSRIVIVKAGAFTPLSFPIKVDSLRQNLSSEELDAKIRRMQEEANKTKKKHAGKEYNNNTL